Part of the Uloborus diversus isolate 005 chromosome 2, Udiv.v.3.1, whole genome shotgun sequence genome, cacccccatgctacaaactaactttgtgctaaatttcatgaaaatcgccgtacggtctaggcgctatgcgcgtcacagacatccagacagacagacagactttcagctttattattagtaaagattatatttCCAGCGTATACCGTTAtggtgtttttatttcttatcaatattCGATAGTGAGAATTAGTAATCCTGAAATATTGTATTTAGATGCAGTTTGGCTATTTAAGTTCATCTTTATAggtgtttttcttgaaaaaacatgATTTTCCACAATACTCCCCCCTTCCCCTGGTTTTAACGTAAAACCTGCTGAAGTTAAGCATTGGGAGAAAAATTAACGAATGTAAAAGTTaacgatttgtaaccatagcGACGAAAATAAGTCTTTtaattaaatatcaaaaacagcGAGCAAACTTCTCCATCGTTATGATACTCTGAAAAATAAGACCAACGTTAACTGCTGTCAAGTGAGAGTAATGAGCAGTtcttaattgcacaaaaaaataaataaaataaaaataaataaataaataataacccaGTCGCATTCGCCGTCTGTTTGGCATCGATATGTTCTTATCCAAACCAAGCACATGATTGACGTCTCCCAAATCGGCATTTCTTTGTTTAGAAATCAACATTTACTCATCCTCGAGATTTAGTCTATCTTTCTCGTGAGAGCAGTATATAGTGGTATTGTGCATTGCGTtttagaaccaaaatgtcggaaaTGTCGGTCTGTCCATTAAAAGGGCTCTAGTTTCTACAGACTGgaagcccaaaaaaaaaaacagatttactcAATCACTTTATCCCTTTCTCTTTCCTTTCTTCCACTTAATCAAATTGTCTTCCTCATCTTGTTCCTCTCAATAGATTCGATTTCTGTTTTCTCCCCTTGACtacataatttattcatttattccatCTGCATCCTCCCGCCTTTAATTCTGACACATAACAACAatcattatctttttttatctcttACTCGCATCCGCATATATTTCCTTATTTAATCcttttttcctctattttccaccttaatacatgatttttttctccctacaaaacctttattttatttttccgccacaATACAAAAGCTTTTCTTCTAAAAGTTGTTTTTATCAGATGCATAAATATCTCTTCCATTAAAGTCCATTCCTTTTTTCCCGCTAATCATCTGCACCTTTATTCGAACAAAAACCTCTCCCCTCCCACATCGGTCTCATCGGTAATCCTTGTGGAAGCCAAAACGAAAATGCTCTTGTTCTTAAAGTTAGCTGTAATTAAAGATCTATTAATTGCATTCAATTAAGGTTTTAACAAGAGACTCCAAACATAATCTCAGAAGAGCTAAAAATAGCTTTGATGGTATTTTATCCTTTGCTAATAGTTTTTTTCCCCgcaaaattttacacttttttttttctgctttttgcagtattgtattatttttaagagctctttattttgtttttttttcacattaaaattcaaCAAATGTTAGTTAACAGTTTTGGCATCtgttttgacatttatttttccaCACATTTTGcgctaaataaaaataagctttcaAATAGTTTTCTTAGTGCTATTTTGGAAACAACTCTTACTGAACTgtctatactattaaaacttaTGCGCGTCTGTTTGTGCGTGTATCTTTAACCCTATTTCCCCCGAACTGTGAATGTCGACAACCAAATCAATACTGATACCTTTGGATACAGAGCATCCAGGGGAAGCCATTCGGCACTGTCTAACCCCTCTAAAACTTAAGGGCCAGATATAAGAAGCGGGACATCAGGTCCTGCGGACACCTCACCCCTTGATGTTCTTAGGACATCCAGGGGTTAAAGCAAAAAGTTATCAACTCTCACCCGCCGCAGGCGAACGAGGATTGGTGAGAGAAACGAGCAGGGGAAGGAGCCCcctagttatttataaataaaataacaccGGCACGACCTTCGGAGATCTAAAAATAGGTTATGCTCCTCTATATAACTTTAGCCATAGGTATTATCTGTAAATACCATTTATAGCTAGGTGTATGTATAATTGAGAAACTGGTAGttcaaaacagaatttttttttttttgttttcgttaGGTTGTGGTTTCTTCACTTTACACTTGTTGGTTAATGCTTGCGTAACACGCTATCATTGAATAGtattagtggtcaacttaaacagatggtcaacttatagaggtttaaTTGTAtggtatagatctaattctgtacccgaaaatagcggtcaacttagacaggtggtcaacttacaagggtggtcaactttacaggttttactgtattacctTTCTAAAAACATAAACAACTCCTTTGCATGCAGTATTATTCATGGAAAACAGAGCAAGTTAAGCAAAGTCCAATCTTACATTAATAGAGCGGTTTTATATGCTTTGATGCTCTTAACGGAGGACTggacaaatttaataaaatttcagctCTTTATGCGTGATGCCGTTGTGTTAATGCTTTAAGTGGAGAACCAGTCAAATTTAGCAAATTTCAGTTATCCATGGATTTTGAAGTTTCATGTGTGTTAATGTTGAACCGGACATATTTAACGAATTCCTTTTATCCATGCATGAAAACGTTTTATATGCGTTTATATTCCTAATAGAGAACTAGAAAATTTTACCAAATTACAGTTTCCTATGAATGGAACCCTGTTACATgtgtgctcgtagtagaaaactGGACCGTTTAAGCAAATTTCAACTACCCATACATAAAACggttttatatgttttaatgctcttaataaaaaaaaccagaaaaatttggaaaatttccatTATCCATGCACGAAAACGTTTTTATAtgcgtttatatttttaatagagaactagaaaattttagcaaatttcGGTTCACCATGTGGTAATGTTCATAATGGAGAACTAGACAAATTTAGAATACTTCAAATTTACGTGCATGTATCAGTTTTAATATCTGTTGATGTTCTTAttagataaatatttattatttagctACAACTATTCCATTGTGAAAAGTAAATCTGTTTTagacataaatatttaaatggtttttatttttcttttctctcaaaTGAATTTTACAAAGAAtccactttttcttttcaatctccaCTGACATTTCAGtttcttttaatgagttttaaaataattcatgaatGTTTCTCCCTAGGTGGTGCCTTCGAACGGTGAGAATAAACGGCTGACCCTTCTACAGCAGCATTTAATTCGCAAACTGGGCCCCGGAGCCCATCCTCTGACAGTCTCGGCCAGCGGCCACCTGCCTCACTCCGTTGCCCTCCGTCCAGCCCGCATGTATGGAGGAAGTCCACTAGGTGTGACGTACGACCTTAAAGTGTTCATTGGTATGTATTTACCATCTCACATTTTAATGCACTAAAACAGCGTTTATACCAGTGTGTCCTAACCTGGGGGAGATCGGCCCCCATGGGGCGAGAAATTCTAGGGAGGTGATGGGGGGTGATGAGCATTTAAGACAAAATAACAGTTATAAAAAAGCAAtgattattgaaattgaaaacgtaTACGAAACTGATGGTTAAGAGTTCAGACAAAAATCACAAGTTAAGGTTCCGGAGCATCCTCCTTACACCTTGGttgaaccattgagaagagattcTTGCTCTAAGGGTTGAACCTTAAGGAATAATTTCGTCAACTATCTCCAAGTTcatggattttcaatttttttttcatatttttaattttaaaaggtcAGTGCTTTTAATTGTCccaaatcctcccccccccctttttttaaagaatattttctaaaagactacttctgtttttgaaaagtacatcAATGATAGCGGTTAAATACTTCCCTTCAAAGACCAATCAGTTCGctttggaaaagaaagaaaaaaaaaagtaaaaaggtaCTTTTATTTGCTTATCTTTTGTTTAAGAGTGATTGCATAAAATTGCTTTATTGTATGCATTttacctcaaattaaaatttatcatttatattttcagTAACACTGCTGTTCACTAGAGCCAAAACGTGCTTTTTCAGCGAAAAAGAAGAGAGGATGGGTGTCAGTCAAGCAGTAGAGGGGGCAGGGACGATGGGTCCGAAATAATTCGGAACTACTGGTTTCTATCTTACTCGATTTAAAGTCTTTTACATTTATGCTTCGTATTCATCAATTGCAAATTCGTTCAAAAATGCttcttttatacttttaaaaataacagtaatatgCCGCTTTCCACTCCCTGAATTTCGATAAAGTTCTTTCGCATATATTTCTTGGTTTGGAAGGATTCTACGTCAGGCGTGGAAGGTCAAACAGAGGGAGTAACAAAAGTTCATTCGTTTGTCAAGGCATTAGGTGGCCAGCCAGACGCATAGATGGCCAGACGTGGAACTcccagtgtttagttcccaaACATTGCTTGATACTCATTTCATCGACCCGCTGAAGGGATGAAAGGCTGAGTCAAGAGATTCTAACCCAAGAAACAAATATGGATTTATGGCGTGGAAGCGCGAAGTCACTGGGCTACATACCAATGATTAAAACGCCCTAAAATGTTGAGAAGCCGTTCTAGTTTAATGTACATAGTTTGAAGAAAGTGTCATTTTtcatttcaacaatcaaaatacaaataattttgaaagtccTTTTGCGTGAATAAAATCTCTGAGGAAATCCAGAAAATATGTTATACACCTTACCTTAAGTATGATATTGAATTAAGTTAGATGTAACTGCAGTTTATACTGAATACTACGAGGATCGATCCAGAAATAAGGTTCCTGTCAATTTTACAGAAAGACAAATTTTTTATTCTCATAGAAATTTACATTGTTGGAAAGCTGAAACTTTCCTCTATTTTTCATcgtaatcgccatctttttctatacatttttataGACGGTGCTCCAATTTCTGTATCCCAATATCATAGAACTCCGCCGTCAAACCGTTGTAGAAGCGTTTACCCTCCTCCTCTTTGACTTCATCGTCAATACGAAAGCGTTCGCTACTCAAAAATGTTCCTTTAACTTCCCCAACAATCAATTCAGAAAGTTATGGGAGGGGTTTTTGACCATAACCGCCTCATATGGTACAAACTACAACATTAGGATCGACAATGTGTGTGTCAAgcaaggacgcccatatagggggcaaggggggctcaagccccccccccttgaaatgagAACATCCttacttttagtgcttttttcattgcaaaaatgtataaaaatttcttttccagccattaatgaataagttattaaaaatatcaaattttatatctctaatctgtactgaaatcggtttccatggggaaaatattctgcaaaaccatgggggaaatttttgagcccccctcccccttaaaattttgcatatgagctcCCTCGGTGACAAGGGTTCTGGGACCCCAAAATCTTCACTCTTGGCTGCGCCTCTGACTGGCCAGGTTGTATGTTTGCGGACTTAAAGGAAAAATGATCatctccgactcttggaattttaaactttcgacTCCCGATTcggactcttttaccccaaaagcagtccgactccgcagcactgcCAAATGAAACATGTATGAAACAAATACGGGATTCTTATTGTAGGGtacacatttgaggcagtgagaagcaaagggtatCGCGTAATATTTTGTCATCCATGCAAATAATTCACATTGATGCTGGAACTTAACTTGCAGACATCGGTATGATTGTTGACGTACACTGGGCAAGTTTTACGTCGGAGAGATTCTGAATGGTTGACGTACTCCTGAGGAAATTTCGCTGAAATATCTGATGACTTGTTAACGTGGTGCCATTTCTTTGGAGTCGGTGGTTTTGTTTATGTGTAACTGTTGGTTTTCCTCcatgaaagaaaaaggaaatcatGTCGTGTccatgaaagaaaattttatctatttttttgataattcattGGCATGATACCACTGTCTTATAtaagaaaatattccaaattatTGTGTGCGACATTCACAATACAATGTTAATGATAACGTTAAATAATTATTGATAACTGTTTTACATactgaaagaaaaattatcagaaaCACAAAAACTCCCTAATGGAAAAGCAAGTACGAAAGTGAAAACACCAACTAATGAACTAGGACACCAATGAAacatgttttctgaaaaactaaaacaatatatatgaggaggtgaaaagcaaagggatgtaagtggacattttcaagttttgagtgaaacgcgtttaaagataacgtgttaggtaggctttcattgaatttttttttcgaaatccagggctactagtacattctcttgccccaagacaggggagggtttcacctaccatttgtactggttatctccaaatttttaattttgccacttgcatccctttgcttctcactgcctcatttgtttgactcattttctgtcttttctttttctctccaaGGGATGCGGCCCGACGAACGGCCTTCCAAGCGAGAGCTGGTCCGCATGGGCCTCCGCTGCCTGCACCGGAGCTTGCCCCCGCAGCCCAACCCGCCCCACTCGGAGCTGAGCCGCGCCTTTCTGCTGAGCAGCGGCCGGATCCGGCTCGAGGCCCGGCTCGACCGCGAGGCCTACCGCCGGACCGAGCCCGTCCGGGTGCACGTCAGCCTCGACAACTCCTCGAACCGGACCGTGCACCGTCTGAGCGTGCGGATCGTGCAGCACGTGCACGTCTGCATGTTCACCAGCGGCCGCTTCAAGAACCAGGTGGCGCTGGCGGAGGCCGAGCGCCCGGTGCGGCCCGGCGCCTGCCTGTCCAGGGTCTTCCAGATGAGCGTGCAGCAGGAGCAGCAGATGCGGTACGTAGGTTGAAggaaagcctttttttttgctcCAGGCCAAGAGCAGaacaacccctgatccagcacccccagagataCTGATTTCTACTCCGATAAATAGCAGAGTTTATGCACGCAGTGCCATTTCCTGGTGTAGTTAGAGGCTTAGAAATAACTTCCATATtaagttgaaatatatttattcttacactcaagaattaacgtaaaataaaagtatttacacaACATGTTAAACAGACAAAATCGACACATCGAATCTCCTACATTTGGATCCAGTAGATTGCTTAAATGCCTTTTTAAGCTATGGAAATTAGCGTATGGTTAAGTAAATCCAACAGTTAATACATTATGACGGAAAAGAATTAAATTCCAACAATTTCGAATGGGATTTTGGAGAACTTTATGACAATGAACAAACTTAGCGCTCCCTAGCTACCATCAATGAACACGAGGCTCTTCGACCGGTCGGCATCGAACCCTTCAGTTACGAGTTATGACATCCGGAGATTGCAATTTTGTCTCTtgctatggactcatcagtctggaatagtcaacaACCGAGAGGGAGGCAGATGTTCCCTCATTGTAGCATGAGattaccaacaaactggtagctaaaataaattttgcacacCAGCGAAAGTCCGCAAGTAATGGcgcggttcaactcgtaaattggaCATAAAAGCTTAGGTAATACATACAACTATTTAGGTAACAATTTCAGTCTGGTGAATTCATACGAAggacacgaaactgcagtcagcagtcataaccaggctgtccatattttgcatgtagttctaccttagcACTGGCTTAAGTGAGGTAACGCACTGTTCATTTTCTAAGTTTTACCTttaatttacgagttgaaccgcaccattgcttgCAGACTCTCACTAGTGTAGTGTGCTACATTTATTTAGCTACCTGTCTGTAGGTAATCTCAGCttaatgagtccataacaaggacggtATTCTGCATGCATTAAAGCATCATTTGCGAGTTCATGCAATGTGATAAGAACTTCAACTTCTATGTTTCCATTGGTTTTTGATTTAGGAAAACTAGCGATTATATAGAGGAGAAAAGTAGATGGTTAAAAGAGTGATTTCGTATTGTAAAGAAatttgtacagtagaacctctcaataagggacactaaggggaccagacattttgtcccttcaatatagaggtgtcccttatttggaggtggatgaattgatgcatgccgtgtacttagtaatgtaatatcacaataaacattaactattCACACTTATGATTAAAtgctgaaaatgtttcatatacgctaaataaaattcacaatcattcaaatttctaagtttatattattttattaataaaaatttaatcaaaaattttgtaatgacaaagttttgtagcatacagaaataattttgaagtaattcattacatataTTTGCTTTACGTTATGTAATTTGCAATGTAATGCTATGTGAATTACGATtcatgttcaaaattttaagtttaatatacaaagctaattagttgctgtgcactctaCTTGAATAAGTTGTTGAGAGGACAACTCATGCATGTCGATTTCGGCAAGTTTTTATACAATGCATTACTGTTTTCCTTCACATATGTgtatgtcaaacttacctcagATAATTTTTGGAGGAATAGTGACACTTGAATTCCAgcaaattcactatttcttatgagcttatacattattttttgggCTTTGTGACTGGCCCCTtaaaacagagtgtcccttacttagaggtaaatacatagaAGTCTCTATTCAAAgcgactgggaccagaaaaatgTCCCtgaaatagaggtgtcccttaatggaggttctactgttgagaagcaaatggatataAGTAAGCTCTTGAAAGTTTTGAGCTAAACGCgcttaaagttcagatcctaggaaGTAGGGTgacttcatatatatatatatatatatatatatatatatatatatatatatatatatatatatatatatatactaaatcCTGCAATGCATAGCCACCCCTGCCTGGATTGctagtgctatctcttgccctaaaacggaggagaggttcacctaccatttgtactggttatctccaaatttttgattttgccacttacatccctttgcttctgacaGCCCcatatattattattactttcttctatatctaatatatagaagaaagtattggattcgtgcaaattttcgaatttcgaattttgacggattcgaacgttttgaggtgtgctgagtccatttcgaccatttttggaaaatgtctgtctgtctgtatgtgtgtgtgtatgtgtgtgtgtatgtgtgtcacgtctgtgtgtgaccagttttttgtggccgctctacaacaaaaactaccgcatgaaatcgaacgaaattcggtacacatatgtgcccctatgtgaacttgtgcccattagtttttggcgcgaattcctccaaggggggtggagcaatgggacgtttttcgagttacgcgtgcttgctattactcaggaagtaactggcggaatcaaacaaaatttggtccatatgttggtattaacaggaacaggtgctgattcaattttggtgtcaataacgcaaacgggagttgagctatagaacgttttttgtcgtcaattgtgactgctgtatctcaagaaataatgaacggaatgaaagaaaaatttatcggcaagtagcccttagtgggtataagaactgattttatttttgtgtcaacagctaaaaagggggtagcgcaatcacccgttctttttttccattttgagtgtcctatctcaagaagtaatgctacgttctggttgaaatttggaatatatgtgaatccatgtgtaaacaggctttggttcaattttgacgccgatcgctccaagaggtgttgattttttttttgcgaataaaaatatttttattaatgcaacaataagaaagataaatcgtaatagattgtcgtctgcgtatttctcgtgattttaattgtatggaaatgataggaaatattatctcaatgatttaaaatttttaactgttgccatcttatgtttgttaacaaataaaatatttgtaattaattcaagcaaggcttttaaaaaaactttcaattttcgctctttgctttgcttttgcaataattcagacattgggatagtcgtcaagtttttgcatgtgtaattttgtttttgttgggaatattgcttcctcgtcaagcatggggagggatcagaaaaaaaagaaaaatatagaagaaagtttcgtgatggccacaacatactagtttttttaataGCGCttaatgttttaatgtttaacaaaaactaaatacaaccttctgataaatttttaaatcaaacacagtaataatatgcaacattttaaacAGGTATCCGGTCGCCCTAGCTGTAGAGGGAGGTCCGGGCCTCGGGGGCACCCTGAAGCTCGCCCCGTCCACCGTGCCCAAAATGGCCAGGGACAGCGGCAACAACCCGTACGGCGTTACTGTCCGGTACGAAGCCAAAGTCAAAGCGATGGTCGGAGTGGTCGACAGACCGTTGGTTCTCAGACTGCCCTTCAGACTGTTGGAAGACCCTCCTTCCGAGGAAGAAGAAGATGGACCCGTGCCTCTCGCtgaggaagaagaagaagaaagtttGTTCCCCACTTAGGCATGATCAGTGTTCTTCCATCAAATGCACTGGCTCGCTATGTCATGGACATAAGCATCCAAGTCATTcagtaaaaattctgaaaatgcacTTGGAAAATGTATGCACAAAGA contains:
- the LOC129216729 gene encoding arrestin, lateral eye-like, with translation MPTAVLKKRSPDGSLTVYLSRRELVLPAEEEGNVVRPLDGVALLGRTLETGERVFALLVLTFRYGREDEEVMGLKFYTEAVLHYQQVVPSNGENKRLTLLQQHLIRKLGPGAHPLTVSASGHLPHSVALRPARMYGGSPLGVTYDLKVFIGMRPDERPSKRELVRMGLRCLHRSLPPQPNPPHSELSRAFLLSSGRIRLEARLDREAYRRTEPVRVHVSLDNSSNRTVHRLSVRIVQHVHVCMFTSGRFKNQVALAEAERPVRPGACLSRVFQMSVQQEQQMRYVG